The following proteins are co-located in the Paenibacillus sp. JNUCC32 genome:
- a CDS encoding DUF1129 family protein, translating to MNTKQMIKENNRLQDAMKPNNLSYYQDMVVYIRSSSVQEQKGEELLLEIAQHLLDAQAKGKSAEEVFGSDPESYCKELVEQLPKMKGLSSLQFHLMIPWVALTWFFFVQALVGFITMWAGGPVERMTQVRISTLILIAGGSYVLIHALLRWMKNDAFKPEEDKRKVNARNIGIYVAITVLILVAGVWLGRLLPVLTVAPWISLVIFLIGIAGTKLLFSSK from the coding sequence ATGAATACCAAACAGATGATCAAAGAGAACAACCGACTCCAGGATGCCATGAAGCCGAACAACCTAAGCTATTACCAAGACATGGTGGTCTATATCCGCAGCAGCTCCGTGCAGGAGCAAAAAGGCGAAGAGCTGCTGCTCGAAATCGCCCAGCACCTGCTGGACGCGCAAGCCAAAGGCAAAAGCGCCGAGGAGGTATTCGGCAGCGATCCCGAATCCTATTGCAAGGAGCTGGTCGAACAGCTGCCAAAAATGAAAGGCCTCAGCAGCCTCCAATTCCATCTCATGATCCCGTGGGTGGCCTTAACCTGGTTTTTCTTCGTTCAGGCTCTGGTCGGGTTCATCACGATGTGGGCCGGGGGTCCGGTCGAGCGCATGACGCAGGTACGCATATCGACCCTGATTCTGATCGCAGGCGGTTCCTATGTGCTGATCCACGCATTGCTGAGATGGATGAAGAACGACGCCTTCAAGCCGGAGGAAGACAAGCGCAAGGTGAATGCGCGCAACATCGGGATTTATGTCGCCATCACGGTATTGATATTGGTAGCGGGCGTGTGGCTGGGACGACTGCTGCCGGTACTGACGGTTGCGCCATGGATCAGCCTCGTCATATTCCTGATCGGAATCGCAGGGACCAAACTTCTTTTTTCGAGCAAATAA
- the ilvA gene encoding threonine ammonia-lyase IlvA, whose protein sequence is MEETYTAKRAVSMEDIVRAHHVLREVIVRTPLQRDAVLSAKYDCEVYLKREDLQVVRSFKIRGAYNMIRSLSDEERSNGIVCASAGNHAQGVAFSCNALNIKGKIYMPSTTPNQKVKQVKRFGGGSVEVILTGDTFDDAYAEAIKACDEYGMTFIHPFDEAKIIAGNGTIGMEVMEELDAPADYMFVTIGGGGLAAGVATYVKTVSPTTQVIGVEPLGAASMIESKKQGEVVTMHEIDKFVDGAAVKRVGQLTYDICCELVDDIVTVPEGKACTTILELYNENAIVVEPAGSLAVAALDMNRDRIRGKTVVCIISGGNNDIDRMQEIKERSLIYEGLKHYFMINFPQRAGALREFLEEVLGPDDDIARFEYTKKHNKEDGPALVGIELLRPEDYGPLVERMQRKGLDYTELNKNMNLFNLLI, encoded by the coding sequence ATGGAAGAGACGTATACGGCAAAACGGGCAGTCAGCATGGAGGACATCGTGCGCGCACACCACGTGCTTCGCGAAGTGATCGTACGCACGCCGCTGCAGCGGGATGCAGTACTGTCAGCCAAGTATGACTGCGAAGTGTATCTGAAGCGCGAGGACCTGCAGGTGGTTCGCTCCTTCAAGATCCGCGGCGCTTACAATATGATTCGCAGCTTGTCGGATGAAGAACGCAGCAACGGCATTGTGTGCGCAAGCGCGGGCAACCACGCGCAAGGGGTGGCTTTCTCCTGCAACGCGCTGAATATCAAAGGCAAGATTTACATGCCGAGCACGACCCCGAACCAGAAGGTGAAGCAGGTGAAGCGTTTTGGCGGGGGCAGCGTCGAGGTCATTCTGACAGGGGATACCTTCGATGATGCATATGCCGAAGCGATTAAGGCATGCGACGAGTACGGCATGACCTTTATCCACCCGTTCGATGAAGCGAAGATCATCGCGGGCAACGGCACGATCGGGATGGAGGTTATGGAGGAGCTGGACGCGCCGGCCGACTATATGTTTGTCACCATCGGCGGCGGCGGTCTTGCGGCCGGCGTGGCAACCTACGTCAAAACCGTCAGCCCAACGACGCAAGTCATTGGCGTCGAACCGCTTGGGGCAGCGTCCATGATCGAGTCCAAGAAGCAGGGCGAAGTCGTCACCATGCATGAGATCGACAAATTCGTGGATGGCGCCGCCGTGAAGCGCGTCGGGCAGCTGACGTATGACATCTGCTGCGAGTTGGTGGACGACATCGTGACGGTACCGGAAGGCAAGGCCTGCACCACCATCCTGGAGCTGTATAACGAGAATGCGATCGTTGTGGAGCCGGCGGGGTCGCTGGCCGTAGCGGCACTGGATATGAACCGGGACCGGATTCGAGGGAAAACGGTCGTCTGCATCATCAGCGGCGGCAATAACGATATCGACCGGATGCAGGAAATCAAGGAACGCTCCTTGATTTACGAGGGGTTGAAGCATTACTTCATGATCAACTTCCCGCAGCGCGCGGGCGCACTCCGCGAGTTTCTGGAGGAAGTGCTCGGTCCCGACGACGATATCGCGCGCTTCGAGTATACGAAGAAGCATAACAAGGAAGACGGACCTGCCCTGGTAGGCATCGAGCTCTTGAGGCCGGAGGATTACGGCCCGCTGGTGGAGCGGATGCAGCGCAAGGGGCTGGATTACACGGAGCTGAACAAGAACATGAACCTGTTCAATCTGCTGATTTAA
- a CDS encoding DUF2264 domain-containing protein encodes MSIQVTGNPKEGLIHPVARNPLRTRRDVQEALSQLLEPLSKCYSEGRARLILERSGADAYADIAEMEGFSRVLWGLVPAVAGGSHDGLWELCLQGIRAGTDPEHAEYWGKVNDYDQRLVEMAVFGLAFALILDRIWQPLSEKEKANLYQWLDQINHHPCYDCNWLFFHVLVNVGFRKAGLPYDAGQLENNLRRIEEFYLDEGWYSDGIGGHCDYYVPYAFHFYGLIYAQLMGDEDPERAGRYRERAALFARDLNHWFAPDGSAVPYGRSLTYRFAQSAFWSAAAYAGLDGFSPGQLKGLVLRNLRWWFQQPIFDRDGVLTVGYAYPNRIMSENYNAAGSVYWSLKTFLILALPDGDPFWTAEEQELAETGRISVQEPAHLVLCREPQTGHVAAFNTGHPSTNEHTHTSAKYEKFVYSTAFAFSVPRAEWGLAQGAFDSMLALSEGDRLFRVKRLCEETRIREHVLYAKWKPWRDVEVRTWIAAGLPWHIRIHRISTERMLDAAEGGFALGLGSLSSSMVGEEAASASGTFGTSAIYGMLGYDTAELIYPHANTNLLHPRTVIPTLRAALEPGTHWLIAAVHGTPSAPGTPAIEEPSMEDVNERLGVEILQHQITITTQTGNVIVIPMD; translated from the coding sequence ATGAGCATACAGGTTACTGGGAATCCCAAGGAAGGCTTGATCCATCCGGTTGCCCGGAATCCGCTGAGAACAAGACGGGACGTGCAGGAGGCGCTCTCGCAGCTGCTGGAGCCTTTAAGCAAATGCTACAGCGAGGGGCGCGCACGCTTAATCCTTGAGCGTTCGGGTGCCGATGCCTATGCCGATATTGCGGAGATGGAGGGTTTCTCTCGCGTCTTGTGGGGACTCGTTCCCGCCGTTGCCGGCGGCTCCCATGACGGGCTGTGGGAGCTGTGCCTGCAAGGGATACGCGCAGGGACGGATCCGGAGCATGCGGAGTACTGGGGTAAGGTGAACGACTATGATCAACGGCTGGTGGAGATGGCGGTGTTCGGATTGGCCTTTGCCCTGATTCTGGACCGCATCTGGCAGCCGCTGAGCGAGAAGGAGAAGGCCAACCTCTATCAATGGCTCGATCAAATCAACCATCATCCTTGCTATGATTGCAATTGGCTGTTCTTCCATGTATTGGTCAACGTTGGTTTCCGCAAAGCAGGCTTACCTTACGATGCCGGGCAGCTGGAGAACAATCTCCGGCGCATTGAGGAATTTTATCTGGATGAAGGCTGGTATAGCGACGGGATCGGGGGGCACTGTGATTATTACGTGCCGTATGCTTTTCATTTCTATGGCTTGATCTATGCGCAGCTGATGGGAGACGAGGATCCGGAACGCGCCGGGCGCTACAGGGAGCGGGCAGCGTTGTTTGCACGCGATTTGAACCACTGGTTTGCACCCGACGGGTCGGCCGTTCCTTACGGACGCAGCTTGACGTACCGCTTTGCGCAGTCGGCCTTCTGGTCGGCTGCGGCATATGCCGGGCTGGACGGGTTTAGTCCGGGCCAGCTGAAGGGACTGGTCCTTAGAAATCTCAGATGGTGGTTTCAGCAGCCTATATTCGACCGTGACGGCGTGTTGACGGTGGGTTACGCTTACCCGAACCGAATCATGTCGGAGAACTATAACGCGGCCGGCTCGGTGTACTGGTCGCTGAAAACGTTCCTGATCCTGGCTTTGCCGGACGGGGATCCTTTCTGGACGGCCGAGGAGCAGGAGCTGGCGGAGACAGGACGTATTTCGGTGCAGGAGCCCGCACATCTGGTGCTTTGCCGCGAGCCGCAGACCGGCCATGTGGCTGCGTTCAATACGGGCCACCCGTCTACCAATGAGCATACGCATACTTCCGCCAAGTACGAGAAGTTTGTTTACTCTACCGCCTTTGCGTTCAGCGTGCCGAGGGCGGAATGGGGACTGGCCCAGGGGGCTTTTGATTCCATGTTGGCCCTTAGCGAGGGCGATCGGCTGTTCCGGGTCAAACGCTTATGCGAGGAGACGCGGATTCGGGAGCATGTGCTGTATGCAAAATGGAAGCCGTGGAGAGACGTCGAGGTAAGGACCTGGATAGCGGCAGGACTGCCATGGCATATTCGCATCCATCGGATCAGCACGGAACGAATGCTCGATGCTGCCGAGGGCGGGTTTGCATTAGGCTTGGGATCTCTGAGCAGCTCCATGGTTGGAGAAGAGGCAGCATCGGCTTCCGGCACTTTCGGCACGAGTGCTATTTATGGCATGCTCGGTTACGATACGGCAGAGCTCATCTATCCTCATGCTAATACGAACCTTTTGCATCCCCGCACTGTCATACCTACACTGAGGGCGGCGCTTGAACCCGGGACCCATTGGCTCATCGCGGCCGTGCATGGCACCCCCAGCGCTCCCGGCACTCCCGCCATTGAGGAGCCTTCCATGGAAGACGTGAATGAAAGGCTGGGCGTCGAGATTTTGCAGCATCAAATTACAATCACCACGCAGACGGGGAACGTCATCGTGATTCCGATGGACTAA
- a CDS encoding glycoside hydrolase family 88 protein yields the protein MKTEVALDWLTEAWEKSLAKTRRNVARIGARFPHASQNGVYQLEPPHWWTAGFWPGMLWLLYNDSGGAELRTTAEQCEVILDDVLNQYVRLDHDLGFMWTLTSMASYKLTGSEESKVRALKAANYLAARFNLKGQYIRAWNPWSEGEDNAGLAIIDCAMNTPLLFLASQISGDPRYRHMAEAHMDTVVRDFVRPDGSVYHIVRYDPVTGERLEGIGGQGFAPESAWSRGTAWAIYGLTLAYHHTGKSIYLDTAKTVAHFFLANLPEDHVPFWDFRAPDEARIYRDSSAGACAASGLLLLADKVGPGQAAVYRTSAVRILESLYRNYGTWNNDGEEGLILHGTSHYPEGKNIDVPLIYGDFFFVEGLARLRGKGPFYWE from the coding sequence ATGAAAACGGAGGTCGCTTTGGATTGGTTGACGGAGGCATGGGAAAAATCGCTTGCGAAGACGCGGCGGAACGTAGCGCGGATCGGCGCGAGGTTTCCGCATGCCAGCCAGAATGGCGTCTACCAGCTGGAGCCGCCGCATTGGTGGACGGCCGGCTTCTGGCCGGGCATGCTGTGGCTACTGTACAACGACAGCGGGGGGGCGGAGCTTAGAACAACCGCCGAGCAGTGCGAGGTCATTCTGGATGACGTACTGAACCAGTATGTGCGCCTGGATCACGATCTCGGTTTCATGTGGACGCTGACCAGCATGGCTTCCTACAAGCTGACCGGCAGCGAAGAGTCCAAGGTGCGCGCGCTCAAGGCAGCCAACTACCTGGCTGCACGCTTCAACCTGAAGGGACAGTATATCCGAGCCTGGAATCCGTGGTCGGAAGGGGAGGATAACGCGGGTCTCGCGATCATCGATTGCGCCATGAATACGCCCCTGTTGTTCCTGGCGTCGCAGATCAGCGGCGATCCCCGCTACCGGCATATGGCCGAAGCGCATATGGATACGGTGGTCCGCGACTTCGTCCGGCCGGACGGTTCCGTCTATCACATCGTACGATATGATCCGGTTACCGGTGAGCGCCTGGAAGGGATCGGCGGGCAGGGCTTTGCGCCAGAATCTGCCTGGTCCAGGGGAACGGCGTGGGCGATTTACGGCTTGACGCTTGCCTACCATCATACGGGCAAGTCGATCTACCTCGATACGGCCAAAACGGTGGCGCATTTCTTTCTGGCGAATCTGCCGGAAGACCATGTGCCGTTCTGGGACTTCCGCGCGCCGGACGAGGCCCGCATCTACCGGGATTCGTCCGCCGGTGCCTGCGCCGCCAGCGGGCTGCTGCTGCTGGCTGACAAGGTGGGGCCGGGACAGGCTGCCGTATACCGGACATCCGCGGTCCGGATTCTGGAATCGCTGTACCGGAATTACGGCACATGGAACAACGACGGGGAGGAAGGCTTGATACTCCATGGAACCAGCCATTATCCGGAGGGCAAGAATATCGACGTGCCCCTGATTTACGGCGACTTTTTCTTTGTGGAAGGGCTGGCGCGGCTGAGAGGGAAGGGGCCGTTTTACTGGGAATAA
- a CDS encoding heparinase II/III family protein: protein MNRIQELTTIVNGMAPADLRLYYQSGDQSSFWEGIRQSEDYEQDISEIREEGERLLSVPNPPLTYDLFTRFARQGTRLDYEKVYFERRRRLNTFALLTLLEPDKEAYRTALQEMIWSICDEYTWCLPAHVNVESPGCIKETIDLFSAETGFTLSEIRVLLRDRLPSLLISRIGEEVEARLFLPFLSREHGWETATHNWSAVCAGSIGSAALLLMESGESLAKVLLKTERCMDYYLQGFGPDGACLEGLGYWNYGFGYFVYYADLLRKRTRGEMDWFRGEKVGRIALFQQQGFLGGKAVVNFSDSQPESTVHIGLSHYLAGLYTDFESPPQSLRSGYRDDHCSRWAPALRNLIWRNPLLTGSDWEEASYYLPDAQWLISRSFHGGEVYAFAAKGGSNGEPHNHNDLGHFILYGAGEAWCSDLGCGEYTAEYFGEGRYGYDCNGSQGHSVPIIDGHVQQEGPDSAAVVWEAVTGEAVDRLTLELSSAYRAPALRAFTRTLEWNKKGNRPELTLSDRFTFGSPPESLVERIVTRIRPELVLMDGRLAVRLRAPGTYEQAEAGGPEVVQALEKKKEPIAAEEGTGEQPKVQATKPDPAFSVDDRPGLLIHYDNDLVEPELTSHAFRDHFGKEAAWYAVDFKVKAPGLHADIDFRFQFI, encoded by the coding sequence ATGAACAGGATACAAGAGCTGACAACGATCGTGAACGGGATGGCTCCCGCCGATCTGCGGCTGTATTACCAAAGCGGGGACCAGAGTTCCTTCTGGGAAGGGATCCGGCAAAGCGAAGATTACGAGCAGGACATATCCGAGATTCGCGAGGAAGGGGAGCGGCTGCTGTCTGTCCCGAACCCGCCGCTGACGTATGACTTATTCACCCGGTTTGCCCGGCAGGGAACGAGGCTGGATTATGAGAAGGTGTATTTCGAGCGCCGGCGCCGGCTGAATACCTTTGCCCTGCTGACCCTTCTCGAGCCGGATAAGGAAGCGTACCGGACGGCTCTCCAGGAGATGATCTGGTCCATCTGCGATGAGTATACCTGGTGTTTGCCGGCGCATGTGAACGTGGAATCGCCCGGCTGCATCAAGGAGACGATTGATCTGTTCAGCGCCGAGACCGGGTTTACCCTCAGCGAAATCCGCGTGCTGCTGCGGGACCGTCTGCCTTCGCTGCTGATCTCGAGAATCGGGGAGGAGGTTGAAGCGCGGTTGTTCCTCCCTTTCCTAAGCCGTGAGCACGGCTGGGAGACGGCGACGCATAATTGGTCTGCCGTCTGTGCCGGTTCCATCGGCTCCGCCGCGCTGCTGCTTATGGAAAGCGGGGAATCTCTTGCGAAGGTTCTGCTGAAGACGGAGCGGTGCATGGACTATTACCTGCAGGGCTTTGGCCCCGATGGAGCCTGTCTGGAAGGGCTGGGATATTGGAATTACGGGTTCGGGTATTTCGTGTATTATGCCGATTTGCTGCGCAAGCGTACCCGGGGCGAGATGGACTGGTTCCGAGGGGAGAAGGTCGGCCGCATCGCCTTGTTTCAGCAGCAGGGCTTTTTGGGAGGAAAGGCCGTCGTCAACTTCTCCGATTCGCAGCCGGAAAGCACGGTACATATCGGCTTGTCTCATTATCTGGCCGGATTGTACACAGACTTCGAGTCTCCGCCGCAGTCTCTCCGGTCGGGTTACCGCGACGACCATTGCAGCCGCTGGGCTCCGGCTTTGCGAAACCTGATCTGGCGGAACCCCTTGCTGACGGGAAGCGATTGGGAAGAGGCAAGTTATTATTTGCCCGATGCCCAGTGGCTGATCTCCCGCAGCTTCCATGGGGGCGAAGTTTACGCGTTTGCCGCCAAGGGCGGCAGCAACGGCGAACCGCACAACCATAATGATCTTGGGCATTTTATTCTGTACGGCGCCGGGGAAGCCTGGTGCTCGGATCTCGGCTGCGGCGAATACACGGCGGAGTATTTCGGCGAAGGACGGTATGGCTATGATTGCAACGGCTCCCAAGGCCACTCCGTACCGATCATCGACGGCCATGTTCAGCAAGAGGGCCCGGATAGCGCCGCGGTTGTATGGGAAGCGGTGACGGGTGAAGCCGTGGATCGGCTTACGCTTGAGCTGAGCTCGGCCTACCGGGCTCCTGCGCTTCGGGCATTCACGAGGACGCTGGAGTGGAACAAGAAGGGGAATCGGCCGGAACTGACGCTGAGCGACCGGTTTACGTTCGGTTCGCCCCCGGAGAGTCTGGTGGAGCGGATCGTCACCAGGATACGGCCCGAGCTGGTACTGATGGATGGCCGGCTGGCTGTTAGGCTGCGGGCACCGGGTACTTATGAGCAAGCAGAGGCAGGAGGACCGGAAGTTGTTCAGGCCTTAGAAAAGAAGAAGGAGCCGATTGCAGCTGAAGAAGGGACCGGGGAGCAGCCTAAGGTACAGGCCACAAAGCCGGATCCTGCCTTTTCCGTGGACGACAGGCCCGGCCTGCTGATCCACTATGATAACGACCTTGTGGAGCCTGAGCTGACAAGCCACGCTTTCCGTGATCACTTCGGCAAGGAAGCGGCTTGGTATGCCGTGGATTTTAAAGTGAAGGCACCTGGCTTGCATGCGGATATCGATTTTAGGTTTCAATTCATATGA
- a CDS encoding response regulator transcription factor — MYNVMLVDDDYPVIELLSEAISWNELGLNLMGSYENGMSAWEKARSSPPDILITDIGMPKMNGLELSARIKEVKADVRIAILSCHNEFQYAQQAMRLNVQDYLLKDTLDPEELAQLLRRFKQAMDEEAQKGWERSRMIHLVDESKELRKEQSLKNFIHQPLLSPETWRHELSEYGVLKPGYHCLPVVGHLEDVREIKHRFASNQTLHFALGNVLREVLDQLNPDAVHVLYDAKSSLLLFAYRPGLGSNIYDEAAACLKEVQRTLERVLRIRMSFLIGRGCAEPEGLKAGLNELLACRHQRFYLEPQEISKLNGALEQKSLNGDPDLFAYYDRASSELRESLLGKEGLCAVRDTVDRWISWIQEKRYAPESVKDWVLKLLLDLKLRLHLLHSLSPAYTADALHKEIMDMDSLNELKSWLHDYLESTMQAMDRGFGGSRRSEVAEACKYVSLRLDQRITLDDVAGCLHLNPSYFSRMFKKETGVTFIEYVTRMKMERAKELLRQTDRTVGEICESLAYDNVSYFSKTFKAYAGVTPVEFRNG, encoded by the coding sequence ATGTATAACGTGATGCTGGTGGATGATGATTATCCGGTCATTGAGCTGTTGTCGGAGGCCATCTCGTGGAATGAGCTGGGTTTGAACCTGATGGGAAGCTATGAGAACGGAATGAGTGCTTGGGAGAAGGCGAGATCTTCGCCCCCTGACATTCTGATTACGGATATCGGCATGCCCAAAATGAATGGGCTTGAGCTGTCCGCACGCATCAAAGAAGTGAAGGCCGATGTGCGGATCGCCATTCTGTCCTGCCACAACGAATTCCAATATGCCCAGCAGGCCATGCGCCTGAACGTGCAGGATTATCTGCTGAAGGATACGCTCGACCCCGAGGAGCTGGCCCAGCTGCTGAGGCGGTTCAAGCAGGCGATGGACGAGGAAGCCCAGAAGGGCTGGGAGCGGTCGCGGATGATCCATCTGGTGGACGAATCCAAGGAGCTGCGGAAGGAGCAGAGCCTCAAGAACTTCATCCATCAGCCCCTCCTGTCCCCCGAAACATGGCGGCATGAGCTGTCGGAATACGGCGTGCTGAAGCCGGGTTATCACTGCCTGCCCGTGGTCGGACATCTGGAGGATGTCCGGGAGATCAAGCACCGCTTCGCTTCCAACCAGACGCTGCATTTTGCCCTGGGCAACGTGCTGCGGGAGGTGCTGGATCAGTTGAATCCGGATGCGGTGCATGTCCTATATGATGCAAAGTCTTCGCTGCTCCTGTTCGCGTATCGACCCGGCTTGGGCAGCAACATATACGATGAGGCCGCCGCCTGCCTGAAGGAGGTGCAGCGGACGCTCGAGCGCGTGCTGCGAATCCGCATGTCGTTCCTGATCGGCAGGGGGTGCGCGGAGCCGGAGGGCTTAAAGGCAGGGCTCAATGAACTGCTGGCCTGCCGGCATCAGCGATTCTATCTGGAGCCGCAGGAGATATCCAAACTGAACGGAGCGCTTGAACAGAAAAGTCTTAATGGGGATCCTGATCTCTTTGCTTATTATGACCGGGCCAGTTCGGAGCTGCGGGAATCGCTGCTCGGAAAAGAGGGGTTATGCGCGGTGCGCGACACGGTCGATCGGTGGATCTCATGGATTCAAGAGAAGCGGTACGCACCGGAATCGGTCAAGGACTGGGTATTGAAGCTCCTGCTGGATCTGAAGCTGAGGCTTCATCTACTGCATTCGCTGTCACCCGCCTATACGGCCGATGCGCTTCATAAAGAGATCATGGACATGGATTCCCTGAACGAGCTGAAATCCTGGCTTCACGATTATTTGGAATCCACCATGCAGGCTATGGACCGGGGATTCGGGGGCAGCAGACGATCGGAAGTGGCGGAGGCCTGCAAATACGTGTCCCTTCGGCTTGACCAGAGGATCACGCTGGATGACGTTGCGGGCTGCCTGCACCTGAATCCGAGCTATTTCAGCCGGATGTTCAAAAAAGAAACCGGCGTGACCTTCATCGAATACGTCACCCGCATGAAGATGGAGCGTGCCAAGGAGCTGCTGCGGCAGACGGACCGCACGGTCGGGGAAATCTGCGAAAGTCTGGCTTACGACAATGTGAGTTATTTCAGCAAAACATTCAAAGCGTATGCGGGGGTAACCCCCGTAGAGTTCCGGAACGGTTGA
- a CDS encoding cache domain-containing sensor histidine kinase codes for MPARLKSLIPSSIRHKLILAAVTCIVVPAIVSLILYNSLTKEALRQQAVSNASDALQLVRGSVTNLLLSKINIANYIQMNSGLNSYFKQVVSGNEDPDPYRRFMESNRVLEHLDSLTVVGEKSYVTVILENGSYYMNYSVSDYNPLDYRQRPWFGQISELQGLESLWTEPEATMFRSDQIDHPTQLSVVRTLRLPDSEIYGYVIVTFMEDQISGIFNSLSEGNDMVLLDAKGTIVSGSHQSQIGTTFAYLDDLDQEKPYSIVPVKGEKQLMVHQDIPFAGWRLVLMQPYKDAIVNINSIFNRVFWFQMCFFLIFLLLLIALVRAFTKPLVKLGKVATSVQRGNLEVRSNVHGNDEVGRLGHLFDDMLDRFKAMISEISENQARKRKAELRMLQAQIHPHFLFNVLNSIRMKVMKRGDPESAKMIGSLSVLLRMTISREEDEIALHEEIDLISHYVALMNLRQKEEVRLELDIAPEAFLFKVPRFFLQPIVENALIHGLNQQAGTIRIAADMKGRHLVLAVKDDGIGMDAAMRESIARRIQGGSAGSSMQEEASGGSFSHIGLQNVMERMSMVFGEAFQCHVYSEPGQGTVIEMYIPERGNADV; via the coding sequence ATGCCCGCACGATTGAAGAGCCTGATTCCCAGCTCCATCAGGCATAAGCTGATATTGGCTGCCGTCACCTGCATCGTGGTTCCCGCCATCGTCAGCTTGATTCTGTATAATTCGTTAACGAAGGAAGCCTTGAGGCAGCAGGCGGTATCCAACGCAAGCGATGCCCTTCAGCTGGTCCGCGGATCGGTGACGAATCTGCTCTTAAGCAAAATCAATATCGCCAACTATATCCAGATGAACTCGGGTTTGAATTCCTATTTCAAGCAGGTGGTATCCGGCAACGAAGACCCGGATCCTTATCGCAGGTTCATGGAATCCAACCGGGTGCTGGAGCATCTGGACAGCTTGACGGTCGTCGGCGAGAAAAGCTATGTCACCGTCATTCTGGAGAACGGCTCCTATTACATGAATTATTCCGTAAGCGATTACAATCCGCTCGATTACAGGCAGCGCCCCTGGTTTGGCCAAATTTCGGAGCTGCAAGGCTTGGAATCCCTGTGGACGGAGCCGGAGGCCACGATGTTCCGCTCGGACCAGATCGATCATCCGACGCAATTATCGGTGGTACGCACGCTCCGGCTGCCGGATTCCGAAATTTACGGTTACGTGATCGTGACGTTCATGGAGGATCAGATCAGCGGGATCTTCAACTCCCTTTCGGAAGGCAACGATATGGTGCTGTTGGATGCCAAGGGAACCATCGTTTCCGGCAGTCATCAGAGCCAGATCGGAACGACCTTTGCATATCTCGATGACTTGGATCAAGAAAAGCCGTATTCGATCGTGCCGGTGAAGGGGGAGAAGCAGCTGATGGTACACCAGGACATCCCGTTTGCCGGGTGGCGCCTGGTGCTGATGCAGCCGTACAAGGATGCGATCGTCAATATCAACTCGATTTTCAACCGGGTGTTCTGGTTTCAGATGTGCTTCTTTCTGATCTTTCTGCTGCTGCTCATTGCGCTTGTCCGCGCGTTTACGAAGCCGTTAGTCAAGCTCGGTAAAGTCGCAACCTCCGTACAGCGCGGAAACCTGGAAGTGAGGTCGAATGTTCATGGCAATGATGAGGTTGGACGGCTGGGGCATTTATTCGACGACATGCTGGACCGGTTCAAAGCCATGATCTCGGAAATATCCGAGAACCAGGCGAGAAAACGAAAAGCGGAGCTCCGAATGCTCCAAGCCCAGATCCATCCTCATTTTCTGTTCAATGTCCTGAATTCGATCCGGATGAAGGTCATGAAACGGGGCGATCCCGAAAGCGCCAAGATGATCGGCTCCCTGTCCGTGCTGCTCCGCATGACGATCAGCCGCGAAGAGGACGAGATTGCGCTTCACGAAGAAATCGACCTGATCTCGCATTACGTCGCCCTGATGAACCTTCGGCAGAAGGAGGAGGTCCGGCTGGAGTTGGATATCGCGCCGGAGGCTTTTCTCTTCAAAGTACCGCGCTTTTTTCTGCAGCCGATCGTGGAGAATGCATTAATCCATGGGCTCAACCAGCAGGCAGGGACGATTCGGATTGCAGCCGACATGAAGGGCAGGCATCTTGTGTTGGCCGTGAAGGACGACGGCATCGGCATGGATGCTGCGATGAGGGAGTCGATTGCCCGGAGAATCCAGGGCGGATCCGCCGGATCCTCGATGCAGGAGGAGGCAAGCGGAGGCAGCTTCTCCCATATCGGTCTGCAAAATGTGATGGAACGGATGAGCATGGTGTTCGGCGAGGCTTTTCAATGCCACGTCTACAGCGAGCCTGGCCAAGGAACGGTGATCGAGATGTATATACCGGAAAGAGGGAATGCGGATGTATAA